The following are from one region of the Deinococcota bacterium genome:
- a CDS encoding type II toxin-antitoxin system HicB family antitoxin, with translation MRNEFTAIIEQDEGWFIAYSPEIPGANGQARTKEEALQSLAGAISLILEDRREDGLRGVPEGAMRDVVVIG, from the coding sequence GTGCGCAACGAATTTACCGCCATCATTGAGCAGGACGAAGGCTGGTTCATCGCCTACTCTCCCGAGATTCCCGGTGCCAACGGTCAAGCTCGGACCAAGGAAGAAGCGCTACAAAGCCTTGCGGGAGCGATCTCACTTATTTTGGAAGACCGGCGCGAAGACGGGCTTCGCGGTGTCCCCGAAGGGGCAATGCGCGATGTCGTCGTCATTGGATGA
- the tmk gene encoding dTMP kinase: MTDGFFLVFEGPEGSGKSTQIARLAERFTAAGADFVVTREPGGTPAADAIREVILDPALRVDAMTEFLLYAASRAQHVSEVIRPALAAGKLVISDRFSGASLAYQGYGRGLDLDFVTGLNHTVTAGLGPDLTLLLDIDAARGLERVASRGRKDRLEQADLSFHQRVREGFLAQAREEPNWVLVDADRSEEEVGEEIWQLIRRRIMGQEAGARGR; this comes from the coding sequence ATGACCGACGGCTTCTTTCTGGTCTTCGAGGGCCCCGAGGGCAGCGGCAAGTCGACGCAGATCGCGCGCCTAGCTGAGCGCTTCACGGCGGCGGGCGCGGATTTCGTCGTCACCCGCGAGCCCGGCGGCACCCCCGCCGCCGACGCCATCCGCGAGGTCATCCTGGACCCGGCGCTCAGGGTGGACGCCATGACCGAGTTCCTGCTCTACGCGGCCAGCCGCGCCCAGCACGTCAGCGAGGTGATCCGCCCCGCGCTCGCTGCGGGCAAGCTGGTCATCAGCGACCGCTTCAGCGGGGCCTCGCTCGCCTACCAGGGCTACGGGCGCGGCCTCGACCTGGACTTTGTTACTGGCCTGAATCACACCGTGACGGCTGGCTTGGGGCCCGACCTCACCCTGCTGCTCGACATAGACGCGGCGCGCGGGCTCGAGCGCGTGGCCAGCCGCGGGCGCAAGGACCGGCTCGAGCAGGCCGACCTGAGCTTTCACCAGCGCGTGCGGGAGGGCTTCCTGGCGCAGGCGCGAGAGGAGCCCAACTGGGTCCTGGTCGACGCCGACAGGAGCGAAGAGGAGGTGGGCGAGGAGATATGGCAGCTCATCCGCCGCCGCATTATGGGCCAAGAGGCGGGCGCCCGTGGCCGCTGA
- a CDS encoding NAD(P)-dependent glycerol-3-phosphate dehydrogenase has translation MAPVANRLAVIGAGAWGTALAALLAQNGHELRLWARREALAVRLEAERVNVDYLPGLRLPENVLVSADGEAVMAGAEAAFMVVPSKGLRGVLAALPSAPAYVSCAKGLEPGTMKRLSEVIADYHPRAALAALSGPNLAGEIAAGLPAASTVASPDAALAARVQGWLTRPLVRVYSSADLAGVEVAGAVKNVIALAAGMGDGLGLGDNAKASIITRGLAEMVRLGVRLGGQRQTFYGLAGLGDLIATCHSPRSRNRGAGERVVTGGAVESGKTVTEGVRTVEALMDYAARERLELPIARAVYEVIFEGKPAQAALRDLMSRDMKAEW, from the coding sequence ATGGCGCCTGTCGCAAACCGTCTGGCGGTGATCGGTGCCGGGGCCTGGGGAACGGCCCTGGCCGCGCTGCTGGCCCAAAACGGCCATGAGCTGCGCCTGTGGGCGCGGCGCGAAGCGCTCGCCGTGAGGCTCGAGGCGGAGCGGGTGAACGTCGACTACTTGCCGGGCCTGCGCCTGCCCGAGAACGTCCTGGTGAGCGCGGACGGCGAAGCGGTCATGGCCGGCGCCGAGGCGGCCTTTATGGTGGTTCCCAGCAAGGGCCTGCGCGGCGTCCTGGCCGCCCTACCGTCCGCGCCCGCCTACGTGTCCTGCGCCAAGGGCCTGGAGCCGGGCACCATGAAGCGCCTCAGCGAGGTGATCGCCGACTACCATCCCCGGGCGGCGCTGGCGGCCCTGTCGGGGCCCAACCTGGCCGGTGAGATCGCCGCCGGTCTGCCCGCCGCGAGCACGGTGGCCTCGCCCGATGCGGCCCTGGCCGCGCGGGTGCAGGGCTGGCTCACCCGGCCGCTCGTTCGCGTCTACTCGAGCGCCGATCTGGCCGGGGTGGAGGTGGCGGGCGCCGTCAAGAACGTCATCGCCCTGGCCGCCGGCATGGGTGACGGTTTGGGCTTGGGCGACAACGCCAAAGCCTCGATCATCACCCGGGGTCTGGCCGAGATGGTGCGGCTGGGCGTCCGCCTGGGCGGGCAGAGGCAGACCTTCTACGGCCTGGCGGGCCTGGGCGATCTCATCGCCACTTGTCACAGCCCGCGGTCGCGCAACCGCGGCGCCGGCGAGCGCGTCGTCACAGGGGGTGCGGTTGAAAGCGGCAAGACCGTCACCGAAGGCGTCCGCACCGTAGAGGCGCTGATGGACTACGCAGCCCGGGAGCGGCTCGAGCTGCCCATCGCGCGCGCGGTCTACGAGGTTATTTTCGAGGGCAAGCCCGCGCAGGCAGCTCTGCGCGACCTCATGAGCCGGGACATGAAGGCGGAATGGTGA
- a CDS encoding Nif3-like dinuclear metal center hexameric protein encodes MTRDELTAWLDDYLEIGLYSDPSLNGLQVEGSDEVGKVAVAVDSSLKTFEQAAEAGADFLIVHHGLFWGAPKAIRGPHGRRVRFLLEHNLSLYAAHIPLDAHHEVGNNWGLARILGMTDLAPFGDWQGKAIGVKGVFPNGIGLRELADGLEKELGESVLVHAGGKMDITTLGIISGGAAREVVTAAEAGLDAFLTGEPKHESFHDAFEYQINALYAGHYMTETVGVNLLAAKLKSEFGLDSDFILLPTGL; translated from the coding sequence ATGACCCGAGACGAACTGACCGCTTGGCTCGACGATTACCTCGAGATCGGCCTCTACAGCGACCCCTCGCTCAACGGCCTCCAGGTCGAGGGCAGCGACGAGGTGGGCAAGGTCGCGGTGGCGGTGGACAGCTCGCTCAAGACCTTCGAGCAGGCCGCCGAGGCCGGCGCGGATTTTTTGATCGTTCACCACGGCCTCTTCTGGGGCGCGCCCAAGGCGATTCGCGGCCCGCACGGCCGGCGCGTGCGCTTTTTGCTCGAGCACAACCTCAGCCTCTACGCCGCGCATATTCCCCTGGACGCGCACCACGAGGTCGGCAACAACTGGGGCCTGGCGCGCATCCTGGGCATGACCGACTTAGCGCCCTTCGGCGACTGGCAGGGCAAGGCCATCGGCGTCAAGGGGGTGTTTCCCAACGGTATCGGCCTGCGCGAACTGGCGGACGGGCTCGAAAAGGAGCTGGGCGAGTCGGTGCTCGTTCACGCGGGCGGCAAGATGGACATAACGACGCTCGGCATCATCTCTGGCGGCGCGGCCAGAGAGGTGGTCACCGCCGCCGAGGCGGGCCTCGACGCCTTTCTGACCGGCGAGCCCAAACACGAGAGCTTTCACGACGCCTTTGAGTACCAGATCAACGCGCTCTACGCCGGCCACTACATGACCGAGACCGTCGGCGTCAACCTGCTGGCGGCGAAGCTGAAGAGTGAGTTCGGGCTGGACAGCGACTTCATCCTGCTGCCGACTGGCCTGTGA
- a CDS encoding glutaminyl-peptide cyclotransferase, which produces MTGLRLVLFVLISLLALGCLEQRVSASVPEVIDRFDHDPSAFTQGLLYYDGRLFESTGIRGRSSLREVALETGEVVRRLELDERYFGEGLARVGERLIQLTWREGLAFVYDLETFNQVGRFRYEGEGWGLCYDGEALWMSDGSATLYRRDAATFEVTARLEVTLRGSPLERLNELACVGDYVYANVWQADTIVQIDQRSGKVVSEIDASGLLTAEERAALGPDAVLNGIAYNPSTETFYLTGKLWPALFEVRFVER; this is translated from the coding sequence ATGACCGGTTTGCGTCTCGTGCTCTTTGTGCTCATCTCGCTGCTGGCCTTGGGCTGCCTCGAGCAGCGCGTCAGCGCGAGCGTTCCCGAAGTGATCGACCGCTTCGATCACGACCCCTCGGCCTTTACCCAGGGGCTGCTCTACTATGACGGCCGCCTCTTTGAGAGCACCGGGATTCGCGGCCGCTCCTCCTTGCGCGAGGTCGCGCTCGAGACGGGCGAGGTGGTCCGCCGGCTCGAGCTGGACGAGCGCTACTTTGGCGAGGGGCTCGCGCGCGTGGGTGAGCGGCTCATCCAGCTTACCTGGCGGGAGGGGCTGGCCTTCGTCTACGACCTGGAGACCTTCAATCAGGTGGGGCGATTCCGCTACGAGGGCGAGGGCTGGGGGCTCTGCTACGACGGCGAGGCGCTGTGGATGAGCGACGGCAGCGCCACGCTCTACCGCCGCGACGCCGCGACCTTCGAGGTCACCGCGCGGCTCGAGGTCACGCTGCGCGGCAGCCCGCTGGAGCGGCTCAACGAGCTCGCCTGCGTCGGCGACTACGTTTACGCCAACGTCTGGCAGGCCGACACCATCGTGCAGATCGACCAGCGCAGCGGCAAGGTGGTGAGCGAGATCGACGCCTCGGGGCTGCTCACGGCCGAGGAGCGCGCGGCCTTGGGGCCAGACGCGGTCTTGAACGGCATCGCCTACAACCCGAGCACGGAGACCTTCTACCTGACCGGCAAGTTGTGGCCGGCGCTCTTCGAGGTGAGGTTCGTCGAGCGCTAA